The DNA segment TCCTGGCCGCGCACCGGATGGTCCACCAGGACGAACTGGCGCGGTCCTTCGCCGATCACCACGACTTCGACCGGGGCTACGGGCCGGCCGTGAACCGCCTGCTCCGGCTCGTCCGCGAGGGCGCCGACTGGCGCGAACTCGCCGCCCAGCTCTTCGACGGCCGGGGCTCCTGGGGCAACGGCGCCGCGATGCGCATCGCGCCCCTGGGCGCCTGGTACGCCGACGACCCCGAGCAGGCGACCCACCAGGCCGAGATCTCGGCCTACACCACCCACCAGCACCGCGAAGCGGTGGCCGGCGCCATGGCCGTGGCCGCCGCCGCCGCGCTGGCGGCCGCTCCGGGCGGCCCCCCGGCCCCCGAGGCGCTGCTGGACGGCGTGATCTCCCTGGTGCCCCGGAGCGCCGTGGGCGCCGGTCTGCGCCGCGCGCGGGACATGCTCGACTACGGGGACGCGGCCACCGTCGCGGCCGTCCTCGGCTGCGGGCGCCGGACCAGCGCGCACGACACCGTCCCGTTCGCCCTGTGGTCGGCCGCACGGGCCCTCGGTGACTTCGAGCACGCCTTCTGGACCACCGCGCAGGTCGGCGGCGACGTGGACACGACGTGCGCGATCGTCGGCGGCGTCCTGGCCTCAGGCGAGGCGGGAGCGCCGCCCGCGGCGTGGCTGGAGCGGACCGAGTCGCTGCCGGAGTGGGTGCCGGACCGCGTGTGACGCGTGTGATGTTTCCGGCGGGGAGGGGCCGGGGTGTCGGGGCGGTACGGGGGCGGCGTAGTCTGAGTGCGCCATGCCGTACGAACCACCCACTCATACCGTCGAGCGCTCCCTTCGCGCCACGACCGGGGCGAAGGTCATCGCCGGCGTCGACGAAGTGGGGCGGGGTGCCTGGGCCGGACCCGTCACCGTCTGCGCGGCGGTCACCGGACTGCGCCGCCCGCCCGAAGGGCTCACCGACTCCAAGCTCCTGACGGTCAAGCGCCGTGGGGAGCTGGACGGGATACTGCGGTCGTGGGTGACGGCCTTCGCCCTCGGTCACGCCTCCCCGGAGGAGATCGACGACCTGGGCATGACCGCCGCCCTGCGGCTGGCCGCCGTCCGTGCCCTGGAAGCCCTGCCGGTCCGCCCCGAGGCCGTCATCCTCGACGGCAAGCACGACTACCTCGGCGCTCCCTGGCGGGTGCGCACGGTGATCAAGGGCGACCAGTCCTGTGTGGCCGTCGCGGCCGCCTCGGTGATCGCCAAGGTGTACCGCGACAAAATGATGGCCGAACTCGGTGCCGGCCATGCAGACTTCGGATTCGCGGACAACGCCGGGTATCCGTCGCCGGTGCACAAGGCGGCACTGGAGGAGCGGGGCCCCACCCCGTACCACCGTCTGTCGTGGGCGTATCTTGATGCGCTGCCCCGGTGGCGGCACCTCAAGAAGGTCCGCAGCCTCGTGGACGGCGGCGTCCCGGTGATCGAGGGCCAGCTCGGCTTCGATTTCTGACGCTTCCGCCCGCCGCCGATGTGCCACCCGGCCGTCGGCGTCGTACCAACGTTTGATAAAAATCAGCTCATGCCTCTCCTTCCCGAGGAGCCTCAGATTCACGAGAGTGCCCAGGGTCCCGTCGCGACTCCGGCCAGCAGCCGCGTCGCACCGACCCCTCGTCCCGTACCCGGCCCCCGCCCCGCGGCTCCGGTCCGTCCCGGCCGGCCCGGCCCCCCGCGGCCCGCGCCGCCGGCGCAGCGCGCGCCGCGTGACGTGGCTCCGGCCAAGCCGAGCCCGTCGGGCCCGGCCGTTCCCGCCGCTCCCGCGGCCGGTCCTCAGATCCAGTTGATCCCGGCCTCGGCCGAGGGCGCGCTCGACGCCGCCGAGGAGGCGCTGGACCTGCTGCTCGACTCCGGCCGCGCCCCCGGCGATGTGCTGGTGCTCACCACGGGTGCCCGGCACCCGTGGGCCGAGCACGAGCTGTCCTTCGGCGAGGCGTCCTACTGGGCGCAGCAGGACGCCGGTGACGACGTCTTCTACGCCGACGGCGCCATGGCCGCCCGTGCCGCCACCCGGCCCGTGGTCATCGTCGCCGTCAACGGAGACGACGCCGACGCTGCCGCCACCGCCCTGCCGGTCGCCCACACGCGGGCCGGAACCCTGCTGATCGTCTGCGGTGACCCGCAGCGGATCAACGCGGTTCTGGGCGCCGGGGTCTGACCCCTCCGCACGACCGACGGCGCCGTGCGCGCCGGACAGCCGCTCTGCCACGACAAGGCAGCGGGCGGCTGCTCGGCCCGCACGGCGCCGCAGTGGTTTCCTTGGCCACGGCGCCGAAGTGACCGGCGCCGGAGCCCGGTTCGCTCAGCGGGCCGCGGCCCGGCGCATGACCTCCGAGACCGGCCCGCCGGTACGCGGCATCAGCGGCGGCGACTCGGACAGGGCGAAGGACTCCGGCGTGGAGTGCGCGTGCGGGTGGCGTCCGCCGCGTCCCTCGCCGAGCACCTGCCAGCCGTCGTGCGTCAGCGTGATGTACGCCCCGCAGCGCAGCCCGTGCAGCGTGCAGGCGTCGCGCAGCCCCCACATCCAGGCGCCGTCCTCCTCCGTCCAGCGTGCGTCCCCCTCGCGGCAGTACAGCAGCACGGCGGTGCGCACCGGGCAGCGGCGGCGCAGGTCGTGCGGGATGACCCGGCGCAACTGGTCCAGCAGCGCGTTGCGGAACATCCAGCCGTCCGCCGGGGCGGAGCGCCGGGTGAACGAGGCGCTGGCGAGCAGCCGTTCGTCCGGATCGAGGACGGCCACGATCGCGGTGGCCGGCCCGGGGCGGTGGCGGACGTGCAGGCCGCTGACGACCTCGCGCGGGTTGCGCAGCAGGGGGATTC comes from the Streptomyces seoulensis genome and includes:
- a CDS encoding ribonuclease HII produces the protein MPYEPPTHTVERSLRATTGAKVIAGVDEVGRGAWAGPVTVCAAVTGLRRPPEGLTDSKLLTVKRRGELDGILRSWVTAFALGHASPEEIDDLGMTAALRLAAVRALEALPVRPEAVILDGKHDYLGAPWRVRTVIKGDQSCVAVAAASVIAKVYRDKMMAELGAGHADFGFADNAGYPSPVHKAALEERGPTPYHRLSWAYLDALPRWRHLKKVRSLVDGGVPVIEGQLGFDF
- a CDS encoding ADP-ribosylglycohydrolase family protein, translating into MTSESFPLPAGRLERALASLRGLAVGDALGSQFFVPVNHPLLKRHELPAGPWQWTDDTEMACSVVSVLAAHRMVHQDELARSFADHHDFDRGYGPAVNRLLRLVREGADWRELAAQLFDGRGSWGNGAAMRIAPLGAWYADDPEQATHQAEISAYTTHQHREAVAGAMAVAAAAALAAAPGGPPAPEALLDGVISLVPRSAVGAGLRRARDMLDYGDAATVAAVLGCGRRTSAHDTVPFALWSAARALGDFEHAFWTTAQVGGDVDTTCAIVGGVLASGEAGAPPAAWLERTESLPEWVPDRV